ACCATGCTCGTTCTCACTCTCTCCCGCGACCTCCGCGTGAGACCAGAGGGGGCTGAACAGCACGACACCTGGAGACGCGAGCCGACGTGAGCACACAGGAACCGACGCAGAACCCGCTGCCCCGCGTGGGCGAGACGGCGCAGATGAGCCGCACGGTGACGGAAACGGACGTGGTGCTGTTCGCCGGGGTGACGGGCGACATGAACCCCGCGCACATGGACGCGGTGGCGGCCGCGGCGGGCCCGTTCGGCGGGCGCGTCGCGCACGGTATGCTGACGGCGGGGCTGGTCTCGGCCGTGCTCGCCATGCGGCTTCCCGGGCCGGGCACCATCTACCTGACGCAGTCGCTCAGGTTCGTGCGGCCGGTGCGCATCGGCGACACGGTGACGGCGCGCGTGGAAGTGGTGGAGGTGATGGAACGCAGGCGGCGCGTGCGGCTGGCCACCACCGCCACCAACCAGGACGGCGAAACGGTGCTGGATGGCGAGGCCGTGGTGATGGTCCCCGCCGCGGGGTAAAGTCACGCGTCGCCATCATCGTCTCCTGCCCGCCGATGACGCGAATCGGATGGCCGCGATCCACCGAGAGACGATCCACAGGCGCTGGTCGACGGATGTTGATCGACGGATGTTGATCGACGGATGTTGATCGACGGATGTTGATCTACGATGCTGATCCACATTATCGGCCAGCGGTGGTCGACAGACGCTGACCGACCGACGCCGATCTACCGGGTCCGATCCGCCGCGCTGATGCCTGGCCCTGATGCACCGCGGTTGATCCACCGACGCTGGTCTACCTGATCGGCTGGGCGCTGATCGGATGATGGCGGACGGTCCCCGGCCGATCCGGAACGGCCGACGGATGACGCCGACGCGATCATCGCCACAATCAGATCCCGCCACTCCTATACGCGAAGCCCCGAACAGTGCTGCCTGCACGCCGTTCGGGGCTTTCGATGTACGTCGTCCCGCCTGGATCCGCGCCGGAACGGGTCAGACCCGCGCCTCGCCCACGGCCCGCCCCAGCACCTCCGCCACGCGCTCCGCCAGTTCCGACGGCGAAAACGGCTTGGGGATGAGGTCCGCGTCGCGGCCCAGCCCCAGTTCCTCGATTGCCTCGCCCGGGTACCCGGACATGAACAGCACCCGCAGCCCCGGGTAGCGGTCCCCCAGCTGCCGCGCCACCAGCGACCCGCTCCCGCCCGGCATCACCACGTCCGTCAGCAGCAGGTCCAGCACCGGCTCGCGGGCGGCCACCTCCAGCGCCGCCGCGGCGGAGCGCGCCTCCAGCACCCGCATTCCGGCCCGCTCCAGCGCCCGGCGGGCCAGCGTGCGCACCGCGTCCTCGTCCTCCACGATCAGCACCGTGCCGCGCGAGCCCGTCATTTCCCGCGGCGCGGACGAGATCACGGCGCTTTCCTGCGGGGCGGGCTCGTCCACGCTGGGCAGCAGCACAACGAACCGGCTTCCCTCGCCGGGATCGCTCTCCGCCCAGACGTAGCCCTCGCTCTGTTTGATGATGCCGTACACGGTGGAAAGCCCCAGCCCCGTTCCCTTGCCCGCCGGCTTGGTGGTGAAGAACGGTTCAAACAGGTGCTCCATCACCTGCGGGTCGATCCCCGATCCCGTGTCGCTCACCGACAGCCGCACGTACCGTCCCGGCGCCACGTACGGCGGCACGTGGTGCTTGGACATGTCCACGATCTGCTCGCCCGTGGCCACGGTGATCTGCCCGCCCTGCGGCGTGGCGTCGCGCGCGTTCACCACCAGGTTCACGATCACCTGCTCCATCTGCCCCGGGTCCGCGCGCACGCTGGGCACGCGCGGCGCCAGCGCCACTACCAGATCCACGTCCGCCTCGATGAGGCGGGTGAGCATGCGCTGCATGTCGCGCACGGCGGCGTTGGGGTCCAGCACCCGCGGCTGCAGCACCTGCCGGCGCGAAAAGGCCAGCAGCTGCCGCGTCAGTTCCGCCGCGCGCACCGCGGCCCGGTCGATCTCGGCCACGTCCTCGCGCAGGATGTCGCCTTCCGGCAGGTCCGCCAGCAGCAGCGCCGCGTTGCCGCGGATGGCCGTGAGCAGGTTGTTGAAGTCGTGCGCCACCCCGCCGGCCAGCCGCCCCACCGCCTCCATCTTCTGCGCCGCGCGAAGCTGCTCCTCCAGCCGCCGCTGCCCGGTGATGTCGCGCGCCACCGTGGAGATGCCGGTAATCCGTCCTTCCGCGTCGGGAAATGGCGATACCGTAAGCGACACGCGCAGCACCCGGCCGTCCTTGCAGATGCGGTCCGTCTCATAGTGGTTCACCAGCTCGCCCTGCGCGGCGCGGGCGAGGATGGCCACCTCTTCCTCGTGCCGTTCCGGGGGCACCACGCGCAGAATGCTGGCGCCCACCATCTCCGCCTCGGACCATCCCAGCATCCGTTCAGCCGCGGGGTTCCAGCTCAGCACCGTGCCGTCCAGCGACTTGGAAACGATGGCGTCGCTCGTGGTACGAACGATTTCCGCCATCCGCAGCGCTTCCTCCTCCTGCCGCCGCCGGTCGGTGACGTCGCGCGAGGTGACGACGATGCCCAGCACCGCGGGATGTTCCAGCAGGCTGGTGATGACGGCCTCGTGCACCTGCCACTTGCCTTCGCGGTTGCGGATGCGGTACTCCGCCGCGCAGGGCAGCCCGGGGTCGCCCGCGCACACGCGCAGCAGCTCGCGCATGGGCTCCACGTCGTCCGGGTGCAGCAGGCTGAGCGCGTCCACCCCCGTGACCCGCAGCGGGTCCCACCCCATCTGCGGCGCCACCGAGGGGCTGGTGTCGCGGATGGTGAAGTCTTCTTCCAGGACGGTGAAGATGTCGGTGGAGTGCTGGATGAGCGCGCGCAGGTACTGCTCGCTGTTGCGCAGCGCCGACTCGGCCTCGCGGCGCTCGGTGATGTCCTCCGCGATCCCCACCAGCCGCAGCACCCCGTCCGCGCCGCGGGCGGGAAACGAGCGGTCGCGGATCCACCGCATCTGCCCGTCCCCGCGGACGATGCGGTACTCGCGCGTGGTTTCGCCCACCAGCCGTTCTTCGATGGGCCGGCCCACCTTGCGCCGGTCTTCGGGGTGGATCAGGGTGATGATGCGCGCGGGGTCGGCGATCATCTCGGCCGCGGGCAGTCCCAGGATGCGCTGCACGGCGGGGCTCACGTACAGCATTTCGCCCGTGGCCGAGGCGATCCAGAAGATGTCGCGGACGTTGCTGGCGATGTCGCGGAAGCGGGCCTCCCCTTCGCGCACGGCCCGCAGTGCGTCGTGTGCCTCCGTCACGTCTTCCACCATTACGATCAGATATTGCAGCGTGCTCGCCGCGTCACGCACGGCGGAGGCGGTGAGCCGGGCCCACACCACGGACCCGTCCGGCCGCAGGTAGCGTTTTTCCAGCGTGTAGTGGTCCGCCTCGCCCCGTTTGACGGCGTTCAGCCGCTGCACGTTCTCGGCGCGGTCGGCGGGGTGCGTGAACTCGGCGAAGCTGGTGCCGCGCAGCCCGTCGCGGTCGCGCCCCAGCATGGCGGCCATGGCGGGGTTGCACTCCATCACCCGCATGTCGGGCGAGGTGACGCAGATGCCGATGGCGCTGTTCTGGAACATGGCGCGGAAGCGGGCCTCGCTTTCCCGCAGGGCATCCTCCGCGCGGCGGCGCTCGGTGACGTCGCGCTCGGCGGCGATCATCCCCACCAGCGCGCCCTCGTCGTCGCGCAGCGCCACCACCGTGGCATCGGCCAGCCCCGCCGTGCCATCCGGCCGGGTGTACGGCATTTCGCCCTGCCACCGGTCCGACGTGCTCAGCGCCTCCAGCAACGGCCCGGTCACGCGGTCCATCACCTCGGCGCCGTGCACCTCGGCCACCATGCGCCCCAGCATTTCGCTGCGCGAGCGGCCGAACAGGCTTTCGGCGGCGGGGTTCCAGTCGGCGATGCGCCCCTCGCGGTCGGCCAGATAGACGGCGTCGCTGATGGCCTGAAAGGTGAGGTCGCGGCTGCGGATGGACTGCTCCAGCGCGCGCTGCTCCGTCACGTCCTGCAGGCGTGCCACCACGCGCCCGGGCGGCACGAAGCCCAGGGTGATGACGACGCGGGCGCGCGGGCCGGTGCCGCCGAAGCGGTATTCCGTTTCCCGCCGCATGGGTTCGCCGGTGGCGGCGCACTGGCGGATGGCGGCCGGGATCTGCGGGGCGTCGGCGAAGATGGCTTCGGCCGTTTCGCCCAGCATGGAGGCGCCGCCGTCGGGAAGGCGGGCCGCCTGGTTGACGGCCTCCAGCACCATCCCGCCCGGCTCCACGCGAAAGACGTAGGCGGGAAGCGGATCCAGCTCAAACAGCGACAGCAGCCGCATGCGGGATTCGTCCGCGTCGCGCTCGGCGGCGCGGCGGCGGGTCACGTCGCGGACAATGGCCTGGATCGTCCCGTCGGGGCGCACGCGGGCGCTGATCTCCACCTCCGCCGTGCCGCCGTCCACCCTGCGGATGGTGCGTTCGCCCAGCAGCGTTTCGCCCCGCGGAAGCTCGTCCAGCGAAAACGGGCGCGCGGCCAGTTCGTCCGCGTCCAGCAGGTCGGCCAGGGCAAGGCCGCGCAGGTCGCCGCCAAAGATGTCCGCGGCCCGGGCGTTGAACTCGCTCACCCGGCCGCCGGCCATGACCACGATGCCCTCGGGTGCCTGGTCCATCAGTTCGCGGCGGGCCTCCTGCAGCGCCGCGTCGTCGGGCGCGTGCTGGACGGCGGCGCGCATGCGGCCGGGGCCGGCGGGCTCGCCCGTTTCGCGCAGGCGCACCAGGCGGCCGTCCGCGTGGCGGGCGGTGTACTGAATGGCGTACCCGGCGCCTTCCACGGCGGCACGCAGGCGCGCCCGGGCCAGGGCGGGCGCGGCGTGCGGATCCAGCCCCGCCTCCGCGGTCCACGCCCCGGCGTCGCGCCCCAGCACGGCTTCCACGCCGGGGCCCGCGCGCGTGACGCGCAGCACGCCGTCCGCCACCTCACCCTCCCAGACGAACGCCCGCGCCGCGCCGGCCAGCAGGCGCTCGCGCGCCTCCGCGCCGTCCGGTCCCGCCCCGTGCTCATTCTGCATGTGTCTCCCGACGTGCGTGCACCGGCCCGTCCACCTCCGATTCGCACTCCGGAGAGATCGGCCAATCTAGCTGCTACATGACTGCACGTACAATCTGCATGCCTCCGCTTGCGGCACGGCTCGCGGAACCCCGCGGCGCGCTCCGGAGCCCGCCGTGACACCGTAGCACCTCCTCGTCCCACCTCCCCGGTCCACCGCGCGACGGCGTGATCCGTACGCCCGCCGGCCTCGTCCGGCCCGCGGAGGGCGCCGTCCGGAAGCGGACTTCGCGGTGTGGAACCAGCCCCGGCACCAGTGTTCACCAGCGTTTTCCGGCCGGGAACCGCGGGAGCGGCGGCACGCGGGTGGCATCGCCTCTCTGGCGCAAACGCAAACAAATCAGCATGCTTGTGTGATGCTGACCGGGAACAAGCGAACAACAAGGCTCGTGGAGCACGCGACGAACGATCCCCGGGCGGGGACGCTGGGCACCATCCTTGTGGTGGATGACGACGACGGGGTGCGGCGGGTGACCCGCCGTACCCTGGAGCGGCGCGGCTATCTGGTGGTGGAAGCCGCCAGCGGGCCGGAGGCGCTGGACGTGGCGTCGGAGTTCGACGGGCCCATCGATCTGGTCATCATGGACATCATGATGCCGGGGATGACGGGGAACCAGGCGTCGTACCATCTGGCGGAAATCCGTCCGGGAACGCCGCTTCTATGCGTGTCGGGGCGTCCGGACGCGTCGGAGGTGCGGTTCGGGGTGGCGGCGCGCGCGGCGTTCCTTCCCAAGCCCTTTACGCCGGACCAGCTGGCCAGCGCGGTGGAGAAGGTTCTGCAGGGCGACACGGCGCCGTAGCCGCCGCGTTCTGCGGCGGACCGAGCATTTCGCGGCACCCGCACGGTTCCGCTGTGGTGACAGGGGGGCGCGCTCCGGAACGGGGCGCGCCCTTTGTCGTGGGCGGCGGTTTTCGGCGGAGGCGGGGGGCGCATGCGGGAGGGGCGGTTCTGTCCCGCGGCGGGCGGCGAGGCCCCTTCCCCGGCCCCTCCCCGTGCAGACTGCCGGCCGAAGCAGAAACGCGGAGAGGGGAGAACGGCAACTCACCGCGTCGCTGATGGAGGAGGCGCGTGCGGAGAGGGCCCCCTCCCCCCAACCCCCTCCACCCGCTCCGCGGGAGAGGGGGAGCCGTTCGGCGCGGAGGCGGGTTCGGCTCGCGGCCGCGGGCTGTGGCCCTCACCCCGCGTGCTGCGCACGACGACCCTCTCCCACGAACGGATGTGGGAGAGGGAGCACACACCAGAATCTTGCACACTCCAAACGTAGTTGAAGCCGCGAACCGGACGCGACAGCGTCCGGTTCGGGGCTTGGCGCTGTTTGAGCGGCGGATTCATGCGCTCAACGGAGTTCGCTCCCACGCCTGCACTGCGCCTCCCGCACCGAATCATCCGCCTTGCCCCACCCTCCCCCATTCATTTCGGAGGAGCGCGGGCCGATGGGGCTGGCCGCAGAGAGCGACGCGGCAGTATCAGCGCCGCGGGCATCCGGAACCCCTGTTCCCGGCGGATGGCGGGATTTGCGGAACGGCGCCCGCCCTGATTTCACCCGCGGAACGCTTTCAGAATGACCAGTCTGTGCCGGCTGCGCCCTCCTGGCGCGCCGACCCTCGTGAATGACCTTGCCGGCCCCGTGCTGCTGGACGACCGGCTGCGCGCGGTGCTTTCGCCGGACGCGCGGCTCCTTTCGCTGTACGATCGCGCCGTGTTCTGCGAGGGCCCCGTGTGGTGGCCCGCGCGCAACGTGCTGGTGTGGAGCGACATCGAAGGGCGCCGCGTAATGGCGTGGCACCCCGACGGCTGCGTGAACGTGCTGATCGACGCCACGCCCTTCATCAACGGAAACGCGGTGGACCACGACGGCACGCTGCTGCACTGCGAGCACGGCCGCCGCGCCATCAGCTGGTGGCCGGGTACGGGGCCGCCGGTGATCATGGCCGCGCATTACGAGGGACGCCGCCTGAACTCGCCCAACGACCTGGTGGTGGCGCGCGACGGGGCGATCTGGTTCACCGATCCCACGTTCGGCATCCGCAATCCCGCGCAGGGCTGCCCGGCCGAGCCGGAGCTGCCGCACCGGAGCGTGTACCGCTACGACCGGCGTACCGAGACGCTGACCCGCATGGCCGACCTGGAGCAGCCGAACGGGCTGGCCTTTTCGCCGGACGGCGGCACGCTGTACGTGTCCGACACCGCGGACGGAAGCGGCGGCCACACGCACGAGATCTACGCGTTCGACGTGGGCGCGGACGGCACGCTGAGCCGCAAGCGCATCTTTCGGGTGGTGGAGCCGGGCGTCCCCGACGGCTTCTGCGTGGATGCGCGGGGATGGATCTGGTCCAGCTCCGGCGATTCGGTGCAGGTGTTTTCGGCGGCGGGCGAGCCGCTCGGCAGGATTCCCACGCCGCACACCTGCTCCAACTGCGCGTTCGGCGGGGTGGATGGACGGCGCCTGTTCATCACCGGCGAGGAAAGCCTCTGGGCCATCGACCTGATCGGATGAACCGCGCGGAACGCGTGCGCGGAATCGGATGATCAGATGTCGGCGCCCGGTTGATGCTCTGGTCGGGTGGATGATCTGAGGCGGTTCGGCGCGGCACCGGCCGCCCGCCGGCTGGGAGCCCTCACCCCGCGTGCTGCGCACGACGACCCTCTCCCACGAACGGATGTGGGAGAGGGAGCACACCCCAGGAGCGTGCGTTCCGGATGGTTCGGCGCGTCCGACGCCATGAGGCCCCTCCCCCGGCCCCTCCCCGTGCAAACTGCCGCACGGAGAGGGGAGAATTCACGCCGTACTTCCGGCCGCGATGCAGTTGAAGCCCCGAACGGCGCCTGTGGGCGCCGTGTCGGGGCTTTCCGCTTTTGGAGCGGCGGATTTATTCGCTCTCGGGAGGCGGAGGGTGGGCGAGTAGTACGAGCCCGGGTGGGGGCCGCCCCCGCGCCTCGCCATCTCCCGGTGTCGCGTTTCCGGACGCGGCCGTGCTGTACGAAAATCCGACAGAATCGCGATTTTCCCAGCATCCATGCGGGATTCCGGCGCTTCCCCGGATCGGCGTGTACGGAATCCGCACAACTTCCGGTCATCCCCCGAAACTGCTCCGACCCCGCAAACCGCTTCACAGCAACCACTTACAGGAGAACGCGAATCGGGTACGCCGTTCGCCTTAGGAGGCGCCGTGACCCGCGGCGATGTGCCGCCGCACGGAAGCCAACGCAACGCAGGAGACACCCCGATGAGCAAGCACCAGAAGACCGCCGCCGTCCGCACCGCGCTGCAGGCCCTTACCGCGACCATGACCTGCGTCGCCGCCGCGTACGCCGGCCTGCTGCTCTGATCCGCCGCGGCAGGACGGCCCCGCGCACCGCACGCGCGCCGCTGTCCCGCACGCAGCCCCTTCATTGGACCCGACCGCCCTTCCGGCACCTTCACCAGACCCGATCATGATGTTCACCGGACGCATCCTCGTCGTCAGCGACCGCCCCGAAGTCGTGGACGAGCTGGCCCCCATCATCCGCAACGCCAAGCACCTGGCGAGCGTGGTGCCGGACGGCGGGCAGGCCATGCAGGTGCTGGAGGAAGGCCTGGTTCCGGACGTGATGATCACCGACCTGGGCTGCGAGCGGTCGTTTGAGGAAATCGGCTACATGCGCCGCTTTCGCGACCTGAACCGCGCCGGCTGCCACATCGTGGTCACCGAGCCGGGCGCGCCGTTCAGCGGCCGCGGCATGCTGGGCGACGACCGCTTTTCGGTGATGCAGAGGCCTTTTGACGCGGAGACGGTGCGGGTGCAGATCGACGAAGCGGTCAGCCGCGTGGAGCGCGAGATCAGCGCGCTGCGGTCTGAGACGTGGCGCTCCATGGACCGGCTGCGGCGCGAAGTGAGTGACGCGCGCGCCGAGATGATCCAGGCGCTGGCGCTCACCATCGCCGCGCGCGACCGGTACATGTACGGCCACTGCCAACGCGTGGCGGACATGTGCGACAAGATGGCCATCGTCCTCAAGCTGTCCGACGAGAAGCGGCGCCTGCTGGAATCGGCCGCGCAGCTGCACGAAATCGGCAAGATCTCGGTGCCCATCGAGCTGCTGCAGAAGACCGAGCCGCTGAACCCCGAGGAGCTGCAGACCATTCGCGCGCACGCCAGCGTCGGCGCCGAGATCGTGCGCGGGGTGCCGTCGCTGCAGCCGCTGGCGCCGCTGATTGAGCACCAGGGCACCAACCACGAGGAGCTGTGCGCGCAGGTGCCGCCCACCGCGCCGGAACACCTGCTGATCGCGGTGCTGCGCGTGGTGGACGCGTGGGACGCCATGACGTCGGAGCGCTCGTACCGCGGCGCCATGCCGCGCGAATACTGGGAGCCGTTCCTGCGCAACGGGGCGGGCACGCGCTTTCACCCGGCGGTCGTCAGCGCGCTCTTCCGCGTGCTGGGCGAAGACGAGCAGATCGACAGCTGACCGGTTCGAATCCCGCATGCAGCCAGGGCGTTCCGCCTTGAACGGAAAGAGCCCCGCGCCATCCCGGCGCGGGGCTCTTCTGCGTCTGGTTCCGTGCGACGGGCGGGCTCCACGGCGGCCCCCACCCGGGCCGGCACCACCGGCCCACCCTCCCCCAAAAAAGACTGGGGGAGGGTTGGGCACGTGCGGAGAGATCGGTGCGGGAAGCGAAGATCCGCGCGTGGGGGGCTTGGTGTCGCTGACCTCGCCAGGTCTCGAACCCGGCCCGCCACAACCGCTTGGCGAACGTCCCACCCTCACGCAATCCGACGGGCACAGCCGAATCAATCGGCGGCGAGGCCGCGGACGATGCGGGCGGTGGTGACGGCTTGGCCGGTGTGGCGCTGCGTGTGCTCCGCGGCGTGAAACAGCAGGCCGAGCACGTTGCTGGGAAGCTGCCTGCGCCCGATGCCGCGTGGCTCCAGCAGGCTGTCCACCGGCGTGGCGCGGATCTGGGCCAGCGCGCGCTCCACCTGCGCATCGAAGCGCGCCAGCAGCGTGGCCGCGTCCAGCGGCGGGTTGCCCGGCTCCTGCTCCGCCGCCAGATAGGCGAACTGCTCCGGCGAAAGCGCCTCGCCGCGGGCGTACGCCAGCAGGCGGTCCAGGCTCCCCGCCGCGTGCGCGATGTGGAATCCCACCGACGCCGCGCCGCCCGGCCTGGCCCACAGCATCTCCGCCGACAGCCCCTCCGCAGCACGCCGCACGTCCTCCGCCGCGCCGATCAGGGCGTGCGCCGCCGGCATCAACAGCGGCTCTACACCCGGCACCGGCCCCCGCATCCACGCTTCCGGCTGCTGCTCCATCGATCATTCCCCTGATGTCATCCCGAAAACCCCGCCCGCGACGAATCATCGCGCACACCACATCCGCCCCAAACGCACATCCCCGCCCCGCCCCGCACACATCACGGGAAATCCGCGATTCTTCGCCGTACCATCTCCGCCCCGCCACGGCACTTCGCTGACCCGCGCGGGACCCGCGGCCACAGTCCACGCAGGTGGACTTCGTGCTGCTCCAGCGGCGAATTCATTCGCTCCTGGAGGCGGACCGCGCCGCGAAATCATCGATTGAGACCGGAATTCCAGCGGCGCGCCCCGCTCTTCCATCATATCACGCCCGCCATCCTCCCGCGATCCCGATCCATCCGCGCCACACAGGTCCCGCGGACACGCGAATCCAGCGCTTCCCCTCACCAATCAGCCAATCTCCCGCGCGCCAGATCCAGAATTCCCGCCAGCAACAGGCGTATCAGAATTTCATCATCAACCATGCTTGACACCCTCAACATACGATCCTACTTTCTCCAGAGTTGTTGAGAATGATTCTCAAACTCAGAAACAATGGAGTACTCTCGTGACGCGATCCGGCCTGCGCTGCTGGTCTCTTTTCTCCGCCGCCACCCTGGTCCTGATGGGCGCGTGCAGTGACAACGGCCCCACCGAGCCCGCCGTGGATCCCGGCGCCAGCATGACGGTGGATGCCTCGCACGCCACCAACTGGGCGCTCGTGGACCTGGGCACCCCCGCTGCCGTGGTCACCGCCGCCGACCCGGCCACCTCCACCGCGTGGGACCTGGCGTTCAAGGCCACCGGGCTCATGCTCAACGGCGGCACCGCGGGCCCCGGCGGCATGACCGGCTACTGCATCTGCCAGAACGCGGGCGCCACCAACGACCAGATCCGCGCCATGACGCCGGCCGGCGAGGCCGCCGACTTCGACGCCGTGACCGCCGCGCAGATCCCGGCCGCCGCCTCCGCGTGGAGCGCCACCGTGTTCGACACCAGCAAGTGGTACAAGTACAACCTCACCGGCGCCGACCATCAGGTGTGGCCCACCCACGACGTCTATCTCATCCGCCGCGGCAACGAGGTCTACAAGCTCCAGGTGACCGGCTACTACGGCCCCGCGGGCGAAACGCGCCGCATCTCCTTCCGCTACGCCAAGCTGGCCGGATGATCACTCCCCCATCGCGCATCGTGCGGGCGCTGGCCGCCGCCTGGGTGGCTGCCGCGCTCACGGCGGGCGGGCTGGCCGCGCAGACCGCGCACCGGCTGGACGGACGGGTGACCGAAGCGGGCTCCGACGCCCCGCTGCCGGGCGCCGCCGTGCAGGCCGACGGCCCCGTCCGCCTGACGGCCACCACGGACGCGGAAGGCCGCTGGTCCATTGCCGGGGTGCCCGCCGGCCGCTACGTCGTCCGCGTGCGCCGCATGGGGTTCGTGGAGCGCACGGCCGCGATGGACGTCCCCGCCGCCGCGCCGCTCACGCTGGCGCTGAGCGCGGGCGCGCTTCCGCTCAACACCGTGGTGGTCACCGCCAGCCGCCGCCTTCAGCGGCTGGCAGACGTCCCGGTCACCACGGAAGTCATCACCCGCGCGGACATCGAGCAGGCGGGCGTGTCGGACCTGTCCGCCGTGCTCACGAGCCGCCTGGGCATCCAGCTGGAAGGCGGCCACCCCGCGGGCGAAGGCGTGATGCTGCAGGGGCTGAGCTCCGAGCGCGTGCTGATCCTGATGGACGGCCAGCCGATGGTCGGACGGATCAGCGGGCAGATCGACCTGTCGCGCATTCCCGCGTCCATGGTCGAACGCGTGGAAGTGGTGAAGGGGCCGCAGTCCGCGCTGTACGGATCGGAGGCGATGGGGGGCGTGGTGAACGTCATCACCCGCCGCGCGGCGCCCGGCCGGTGGGACGCGGGCGTGGAGGTGACGGCGGGCACGCAGGGCCGCGCGGACGTCAACGGCTCCGCGCGCGGCACGCTGGGGCGGGTGAAGTACGTGGCCGACCTGGGCCGCCGGTCCACCGAGCTGACGCCCGGCCGCTCGGAAACGCAGGACGCGCTGGCGGAGCGGCTGGATGGAATGCTGCGCCTGGAGTGGGCGGCGGACAGCACGCTGCGGATGGAAACGTCCGCCATCGTCCTGGATGAACGGCAGCGGTGGCGCGGCGGACCGCTGTACCAGTTCGCGGACAACCGCCAGTGGAGCGCGCGCGCCGGCGCGGAGTGGACGCGCGGCGGCAATCGCGTGGCGCCCGCCCTGTACATCAGCGAGTTCCAGCACCTGGCCCGCG
This Longimicrobium terrae DNA region includes the following protein-coding sequences:
- a CDS encoding TonB-dependent receptor; the encoded protein is MITPPSRIVRALAAAWVAAALTAGGLAAQTAHRLDGRVTEAGSDAPLPGAAVQADGPVRLTATTDAEGRWSIAGVPAGRYVVRVRRMGFVERTAAMDVPAAAPLTLALSAGALPLNTVVVTASRRLQRLADVPVTTEVITRADIEQAGVSDLSAVLTSRLGIQLEGGHPAGEGVMLQGLSSERVLILMDGQPMVGRISGQIDLSRIPASMVERVEVVKGPQSALYGSEAMGGVVNVITRRAAPGRWDAGVEVTAGTQGRADVNGSARGTLGRVKYVADLGRRSTELTPGRSETQDALAERLDGMLRLEWAADSTLRMETSAIVLDERQRWRGGPLYQFADNRQWSARAGAEWTRGGNRVAPALYISEFQHLARAATGASPVEGSGDTESQRMMEGELLFGRTWGASALDAGVEARREEIDSDRVVGRNRAMHSVEPFAQTTFAFGAWQLVPGARMTWSEQWGTHFTPRLAAMVRPIPSLALRGSVGRGFRAPAFKELYMNFLNLGAGTGYTVQGNPDLRPETSSNATFGAEWATGPAYLRGQVFYNRFSNFIETALAGDSSGITVYTYDNVADGFTRGAELEAGATRGRLRTEIGYGYLATRDEATGAELLGRPAHSGRLSLDYTTRFGPRAGVTAVYTGRTPVQRDSAGVVSMREGFPRLDARIAQKLPRGLEFSLGVRNLTGAGPADWPGYTGRHVYAGIGWRTSESLVR